In Planktothrix serta PCC 8927, a single window of DNA contains:
- a CDS encoding class I SAM-dependent methyltransferase has translation MAKQYIPNAFLKVENSQVYGVFSWSHCPPELILAQSWLAVLEIFIYQHDIESAYKTFQNIKSAPSSEKITEAIQNHSSIISNQALVLLREGHLTILEKDFSSFFDATQQVDLSALSQINPQVLVHLFSPFSLKNDLEEINNIEDFTKIVFHLEKAGLLSIANKSIDWGDLKRTNPICQAFGFLRGQPIDRYYLDKFIEKIRPEIVGNILEIGAIETAKESYQLTEESSYHVLNMDRWSGVDIVGDAHDINVIQPESFDTIILFNVLEHCYAPWIVIENIHRWLKPGGKCFASVPSALKIHDAPQDYWRPLPDAFAWMLRNFSQQKIYTYGNLITVVAAYHGIVTEELTTEELDAYHPDYPVITCISATK, from the coding sequence AAAGTAGAGAATTCTCAAGTTTATGGAGTATTTAGCTGGAGTCACTGTCCACCCGAACTAATTCTAGCCCAATCTTGGTTAGCAGTTCTAGAGATATTTATTTATCAACATGATATTGAATCAGCTTACAAAACTTTTCAAAACATAAAATCAGCCCCTAGCAGTGAGAAGATTACTGAAGCCATCCAAAACCATAGCTCTATCATCTCCAATCAAGCCTTAGTCTTATTAAGAGAAGGACATTTAACAATATTAGAAAAAGACTTTAGTAGTTTTTTTGACGCAACACAACAAGTTGATCTGAGTGCCTTAAGTCAGATTAATCCTCAAGTTCTCGTCCATTTATTTTCTCCCTTCTCCCTCAAGAATGATTTAGAAGAAATTAACAACATAGAAGACTTTACTAAAATAGTCTTTCATCTGGAAAAAGCGGGGTTATTATCTATTGCTAATAAATCCATAGACTGGGGTGATTTAAAGAGAACAAACCCCATTTGTCAAGCCTTCGGTTTTTTGAGGGGACAACCAATTGATCGGTATTATCTGGACAAGTTTATTGAAAAAATTAGGCCAGAAATTGTTGGTAATATTCTGGAAATCGGCGCTATAGAAACAGCCAAAGAATCTTATCAATTAACTGAAGAATCTTCCTATCATGTTCTGAACATGGATAGGTGGTCAGGAGTAGATATCGTTGGCGATGCTCATGATATTAACGTAATTCAACCGGAATCTTTTGATACAATCATCCTATTTAATGTTTTGGAACATTGTTATGCACCTTGGATAGTGATAGAAAATATTCACAGGTGGTTAAAACCAGGAGGTAAATGTTTTGCCAGCGTTCCTAGTGCTTTAAAAATCCATGATGCTCCTCAAGATTATTGGCGACCTCTCCCTGATGCTTTTGCTTGGATGCTGAGAAACTTTTCCCAACAAAAAATATATACTTATGGTAATCTGATCACTGTAGTAGCTGCCTATCATGGCATCGTTACAGAAGAATTGACAACTGAAGAATTAGATGCTTATCATCCAGATTATCCGGTTATTACTTGTATTTCAGCGACAAAATAG